The Daphnia pulex isolate KAP4 chromosome 3, ASM2113471v1 genome includes a region encoding these proteins:
- the LOC124190501 gene encoding hepatic leukemia factor-like isoform X11: MKRNDPVFPGVNYSLRSLLENTELIHNTTNSNRLTSAPAVVPTQKIGSSVAPMMTTNTSPSRGGSNENGDKKKEESDEVWGYLEAQSSFLGPSLWDNGDLKMEYMDLDEFLSENGIPLGEGQGRSPPSKSLTPPRSIASADGSSGSGLVRSSLPSSGSESADSNKAGSSIGTPINYQSPVEIEQKDDECSNASESSNSTELDTVAPTSLEKARPPVGRRKRTAVSTCSSFNDNSSDDGSYVPGQEDFDPKSRQFSPEELRPQPMSKKSKKQYVPDDLKDDKYWARRRKNNMAAKRSRDARRVKENQIAMRANFLENKNADLQAEVEKWKKLYYAALKSLEKYEKPGKK, from the exons ATGAAGCGCAACGATCCCGTGTTCCCGGGAGTTAACTACAGTTTACGAAGTCTTCTAGAAAATACGGAGTTAATACACAATACAACGAATTCTA ATAGGCTAACCAGCGCTCCGGCCGTTGTGCCGACGCAAAAAATCGGCTCGTCAGTAGCTCCGATGATGACCACCAACACATCTCCATCCCGTGGCGGCAGCAATGAAAATggtgacaagaaaaaagaagaatcggaCGAAGTCTGGGGCTACCTAGAAGCTCAGTCGTCTTTCTTGGGCCCTTCACTCTGGGATAATGGAGATCTCAAG ATGGAATATATGGATCTGGACGAATTTCTGTCCGAAAATGGCATCCCATTAGGTGAAGGTCAAGGGCGTTCTCCACCTTCCAAGAGCCTCACTCCACCTCGCTCGATTGCTAGTGCGGATGGAAGCTCCGGATCCGGTCTTGTTCGCAGCTCGCTGCCATCCAGCGGTAGCGAGAGTGCGGATAGTAACAAGGCGGGCAGCTCTATTGGCACTCCTATTAATTATCAGAG TCCAGTCGAGATTGAGCAGAAAGATGACGAATGCAGCAACGCCTCCGAATCTTCGAATTCTACGGAGCTGGATACTGTCGCCCCGACGTCTCTGGAGAAGGCGAGGCCACCTGTGGGCAGACGCAAGCGCACCGCTGTCTCGACTTGTTCGTCCTTTAACGACAATTCTTCAGACGATG gttccTATGTTCCTGGCCAAGAAGATTTCGATCCCAAGAGTCGCCAATTTTCTCCGGAAGAATTACGCCCTCAACCAATgtcaaagaaatcgaagaaaCAG taTGTTCCAGATGACTTGAAGGATGATAAATATTGGGCAAGACGTCGCAAGAACAATATGGCGGCCAAACGTTCGCGTGATGCACGTCGCGTTAAAGAGAACCAGATCGCCATGCGGGCAAATTTCCTCGAAAACAAG AATGCCGATTTGCAAGCTGAGGTGGAAAAGTGGAAGAAGTTGTACTACGCTGCACTTAAGAGTCTGGAAAAATATGAGAAACCCGGCAAAAAGTGA
- the LOC124190501 gene encoding hepatic leukemia factor-like isoform X10, protein MKRNDPVFPGVNYSLRSLLENTELIHNTTNSNRLTSAPAVVPTQKIGSSVAPMMTTNTSPSRGGSNENGDKKKEESDEVWGYLEAQSSFLGPSLWDNGDLKMEYMDLDEFLSENGIPLGEGQGRSPPSKSLTPPRSIASADGSSGSGLVRSSLPSSGSESADSNKAGSSIGTPINYQSPVEIEQKDDECSNASESSNSTELDTVAPTSLEKARPPVGRRKRTAVSTCSSFNDNSSDDGSYVPGQEDFDPKSRQFSPEELRPQPMSKKSKKQYVPDDLKDDKYWARRRKNNMAAKRSRDARRVKENQIAMRANFLENKVNADLQAEVEKWKKLYYAALKSLEKYEKPGKK, encoded by the exons ATGAAGCGCAACGATCCCGTGTTCCCGGGAGTTAACTACAGTTTACGAAGTCTTCTAGAAAATACGGAGTTAATACACAATACAACGAATTCTA ATAGGCTAACCAGCGCTCCGGCCGTTGTGCCGACGCAAAAAATCGGCTCGTCAGTAGCTCCGATGATGACCACCAACACATCTCCATCCCGTGGCGGCAGCAATGAAAATggtgacaagaaaaaagaagaatcggaCGAAGTCTGGGGCTACCTAGAAGCTCAGTCGTCTTTCTTGGGCCCTTCACTCTGGGATAATGGAGATCTCAAG ATGGAATATATGGATCTGGACGAATTTCTGTCCGAAAATGGCATCCCATTAGGTGAAGGTCAAGGGCGTTCTCCACCTTCCAAGAGCCTCACTCCACCTCGCTCGATTGCTAGTGCGGATGGAAGCTCCGGATCCGGTCTTGTTCGCAGCTCGCTGCCATCCAGCGGTAGCGAGAGTGCGGATAGTAACAAGGCGGGCAGCTCTATTGGCACTCCTATTAATTATCAGAG TCCAGTCGAGATTGAGCAGAAAGATGACGAATGCAGCAACGCCTCCGAATCTTCGAATTCTACGGAGCTGGATACTGTCGCCCCGACGTCTCTGGAGAAGGCGAGGCCACCTGTGGGCAGACGCAAGCGCACCGCTGTCTCGACTTGTTCGTCCTTTAACGACAATTCTTCAGACGATG gttccTATGTTCCTGGCCAAGAAGATTTCGATCCCAAGAGTCGCCAATTTTCTCCGGAAGAATTACGCCCTCAACCAATgtcaaagaaatcgaagaaaCAG taTGTTCCAGATGACTTGAAGGATGATAAATATTGGGCAAGACGTCGCAAGAACAATATGGCGGCCAAACGTTCGCGTGATGCACGTCGCGTTAAAGAGAACCAGATCGCCATGCGGGCAAATTTCCTCGAAAACAAGGTA AATGCCGATTTGCAAGCTGAGGTGGAAAAGTGGAAGAAGTTGTACTACGCTGCACTTAAGAGTCTGGAAAAATATGAGAAACCCGGCAAAAAGTGA
- the LOC124190501 gene encoding hepatic leukemia factor-like isoform X6 has product MSSDLPPTGFGQYQTSAVASAQWNNWAHMLATNNNSQAIHAAMAVQRGGYNQHQLYSQSVPTSGVQSGWAQSPWGPWVQPHPQQNRFQQPIASQFPGPPPQMLHDRLTSAPAVVPTQKIGSSVAPMMTTNTSPSRGGSNENGDKKKEESDEVWGYLEAQSSFLGPSLWDNGDLKMEYMDLDEFLSENGIPLGEGQGRSPPSKSLTPPRSIASADGSSGSGLVRSSLPSSGSESADSNKAGSSIGTPINYQSHSPVEIEQKDDECSNASESSNSTELDTVAPTSLEKARPPVGRRKRTAVSTCSSFNDNSSDDGSYVPGQEDFDPKSRQFSPEELRPQPMSKKSKKQYVPDDLKDDKYWARRRKNNMAAKRSRDARRVKENQIAMRANFLENKNADLQAEVEKWKKLYYAALKSLEKYEKPGKK; this is encoded by the exons ATGTCGAGTGACCTTCCTCCCACTGGCTTTGGCCAGTATCAAACCTCGGCTGTTGCGTCCGCTCAATGGAATAACTGGGCCCACATGTTGGCCACCAACAATAATTCGCAAGCTATTCATGCGGCTATGGCTGTCCAGCGGGGAGGCTACAATCAACACCAACTTTATTCGCAGTCAGTGCCGACTTCTGGGGTTCAGAGTGGATGGGCCCAATCACCATGGGGTCCTTGGGTTCAACCACATCCTCAACAGAATCGTTTCCAACAGCCGATAGCATCCCAATTCCCTGGGCCTCCTCCCCAAATGCTACATG ATAGGCTAACCAGCGCTCCGGCCGTTGTGCCGACGCAAAAAATCGGCTCGTCAGTAGCTCCGATGATGACCACCAACACATCTCCATCCCGTGGCGGCAGCAATGAAAATggtgacaagaaaaaagaagaatcggaCGAAGTCTGGGGCTACCTAGAAGCTCAGTCGTCTTTCTTGGGCCCTTCACTCTGGGATAATGGAGATCTCAAG ATGGAATATATGGATCTGGACGAATTTCTGTCCGAAAATGGCATCCCATTAGGTGAAGGTCAAGGGCGTTCTCCACCTTCCAAGAGCCTCACTCCACCTCGCTCGATTGCTAGTGCGGATGGAAGCTCCGGATCCGGTCTTGTTCGCAGCTCGCTGCCATCCAGCGGTAGCGAGAGTGCGGATAGTAACAAGGCGGGCAGCTCTATTGGCACTCCTATTAATTATCAGAG CCACAGTCCAGTCGAGATTGAGCAGAAAGATGACGAATGCAGCAACGCCTCCGAATCTTCGAATTCTACGGAGCTGGATACTGTCGCCCCGACGTCTCTGGAGAAGGCGAGGCCACCTGTGGGCAGACGCAAGCGCACCGCTGTCTCGACTTGTTCGTCCTTTAACGACAATTCTTCAGACGATG gttccTATGTTCCTGGCCAAGAAGATTTCGATCCCAAGAGTCGCCAATTTTCTCCGGAAGAATTACGCCCTCAACCAATgtcaaagaaatcgaagaaaCAG taTGTTCCAGATGACTTGAAGGATGATAAATATTGGGCAAGACGTCGCAAGAACAATATGGCGGCCAAACGTTCGCGTGATGCACGTCGCGTTAAAGAGAACCAGATCGCCATGCGGGCAAATTTCCTCGAAAACAAG AATGCCGATTTGCAAGCTGAGGTGGAAAAGTGGAAGAAGTTGTACTACGCTGCACTTAAGAGTCTGGAAAAATATGAGAAACCCGGCAAAAAGTGA